One Synechococcus sp. CC9605 genomic window carries:
- a CDS encoding 2OG-Fe(II) oxygenase family protein: MTAGNTSNNRKGVQAAMAGNHIEAENFFRQAIKESDTAIEGSMNLVRLLHMQGRHAETIRAFEELQTKAQIEKIHPQILYMVTQSALDLGDQKTALRNLRVLAPQNPKNSEIQCMLSKILIESGRLVESKKVLEQAMLVNPDDPSIATQLAITQSELGNYDKAEILHKRLTQKYRNAFLSHFNYGLFLVNIGERERALSCFIRCQQIVPNAPEAQEQIEKLLQSDKNCLTAIYQDIEKEHWGEAERRLRENEGLIEPIEFWAAVNELPKENQEKLGGIEAFDSEVQIKTVELYSAFERKKCLEDLIDTVKNTESLIWNRAGKPTRYGLQSHEILKESQSKYIQDLCIRLNGAARAYMENKPLLQKIRDQKKGNLELSGWCVVLKKGGHQKRHIHPESLVSGVVYIKLPSESADEQKKEGNLVFPSNNMKMVTPKEGMAVLFPSYLPHETVPISSDDERICIAFNLIK, translated from the coding sequence TGGCAGGTAACCATATTGAAGCAGAAAACTTCTTTCGCCAAGCAATCAAAGAAAGTGATACGGCCATCGAAGGCAGCATGAATCTTGTCAGATTGCTGCACATGCAAGGAAGACATGCCGAGACAATTAGAGCATTTGAAGAGCTTCAAACAAAAGCTCAAATAGAAAAGATACATCCACAAATTTTGTATATGGTCACTCAGAGTGCCCTAGATCTAGGTGACCAGAAAACGGCATTACGGAACCTCAGAGTACTAGCACCACAGAATCCCAAGAATAGTGAGATACAGTGCATGCTGTCCAAGATATTGATCGAAAGCGGGCGTCTCGTGGAGTCTAAAAAAGTTCTTGAGCAGGCAATGCTAGTCAACCCAGATGATCCTAGTATTGCTACACAATTGGCCATTACACAGAGTGAGCTTGGAAACTACGATAAGGCAGAGATACTCCACAAAAGGCTTACACAGAAATATAGAAATGCCTTTTTAAGTCACTTCAACTATGGTCTTTTTTTAGTCAACATTGGTGAACGGGAAAGAGCATTAAGTTGCTTTATACGATGCCAGCAAATTGTTCCAAATGCACCTGAGGCGCAGGAGCAAATCGAGAAATTACTTCAGAGTGACAAAAATTGTCTGACAGCAATTTATCAAGATATTGAAAAAGAACATTGGGGTGAGGCCGAAAGAAGGCTTAGAGAAAATGAAGGGTTAATAGAGCCAATTGAGTTCTGGGCTGCGGTTAATGAGCTACCAAAAGAAAATCAGGAAAAACTAGGAGGTATTGAAGCTTTTGATTCGGAAGTTCAGATTAAAACAGTTGAACTTTATTCCGCTTTTGAGAGAAAAAAGTGTTTGGAAGATCTTATCGATACTGTAAAAAATACAGAGAGTTTGATATGGAATCGAGCTGGAAAACCAACCCGGTATGGACTGCAAAGTCATGAAATATTAAAAGAAAGTCAATCAAAATATATCCAGGATTTATGTATACGTCTTAATGGAGCAGCAAGAGCATACATGGAGAATAAACCACTTCTGCAGAAGATCAGAGATCAGAAAAAGGGCAATCTAGAACTGAGCGGTTGGTGTGTGGTACTAAAAAAAGGAGGTCACCAAAAACGCCATATCCATCCAGAATCCCTCGTCAGTGGAGTCGTTTATATCAAATTACCATCAGAATCTGCTGATGAGCAAAAGAAAGAAGGGAACTTGGTGTTCCCATCAAACAATATGAAAATGGTCACCCCCAAAGAAGGTATGGCTGTTCTCTTCCCCAGTTACCTCCCCCATGAAACGGTTCCGATTAGCAGCGATGATGAACGGATCTGTATAGCTTTTAACTTAATCAAATGA